A genomic region of Runella rosea contains the following coding sequences:
- a CDS encoding cephalosporin hydroxylase family protein, translated as MNNPIVEFQKEREALIASNGKNKALTNAAYQFNVESNKAKYSYNFSWMGRPIIAYPQDMIAMQELIWEIKPDLIIEAGIAHGGSIIYYASLLELIGGDGLVLGIDIDIRQHNRDLIEAHPMIKRIQMIEGSSIEESTAEKVYEVAKTKKNIMVCLDSNHTHEHVLQELKLYAHLTSIGSYCVVFDTIVEDLPSDYMPGGRPWNPGNNPKTAVFEFLETAEDFQIDKSIDNKLLISVAPDGFLKKIK; from the coding sequence CTAACGGAAAGAACAAAGCATTGACTAATGCTGCATATCAGTTCAATGTAGAATCTAATAAGGCAAAATATTCTTATAATTTTTCTTGGATGGGTCGCCCTATCATTGCATACCCACAAGATATGATAGCCATGCAAGAATTGATTTGGGAAATAAAGCCTGATTTAATCATTGAAGCTGGCATTGCGCATGGTGGTTCTATTATTTATTATGCTTCATTACTAGAGTTGATTGGAGGGGATGGCCTCGTGTTGGGTATTGATATTGATATAAGACAACACAATAGAGACTTGATAGAGGCCCACCCAATGATCAAGCGTATTCAAATGATAGAAGGTTCTTCAATAGAAGAATCAACAGCAGAAAAAGTCTATGAAGTAGCAAAAACTAAAAAAAATATCATGGTATGCCTAGATTCAAATCATACGCATGAACATGTTCTGCAAGAGTTAAAACTATACGCACATTTGACTTCTATTGGTAGCTATTGTGTAGTATTTGATACAATAGTTGAAGATTTACCAAGTGATTACATGCCAGGTGGAAGGCCTTGGAATCCAGGCAATAACCCTAAAACTGCAGTTTTTGAGTTCTTAGAAACAGCCGAAGACTTTCAAATTGATAAGTCTATAGATAATAAATTGTTGATTAGCGTAGCTCCTGATGGGTTTTTAAAGAAAATAAAATAG